One genomic segment of Streptomyces sp. NBC_00239 includes these proteins:
- the ssd gene encoding septum site-determining protein Ssd yields MSRSKSSEPSGQWTGPAAAEVRAGAPLIITEDPDLLDDLLRLCAAAGAEPWVHHSVPEQTAFGRAGARSGTESGGGGGGGSGDGPARGRGGGGGDGGGGAGSGWDLAPLVLVGDDAVGRVRGAPRRPGVLLVGRDQDDPTVWQRAVEIGAEEVLTLPESESWLADRIADVAEGVGRQALAVGVIGGSGGAGASTLACALAVAAARAGERTMLIDGDPLGGGLDVLLGGEGVEGMRWPDFAASRGRVGAGALEESLPELHSLRVLSWDRGDRVVVPPAAMRSVLAAARRRGGAVVVDLPRRIDEGVGEALAQLDLALLVVPARLRAVAAASRVAGAAGMVVRDLRVVVRGPYAPGLDADAVAGLLKLPLAGELPPEPGLREALEAGEPPGYRPRGPLARFCTEFWTRAGAGAGAA; encoded by the coding sequence GTGTCGCGATCGAAGTCGAGTGAGCCGAGCGGGCAGTGGACCGGGCCGGCTGCCGCCGAGGTGCGGGCGGGCGCACCACTGATCATCACGGAGGACCCGGACCTCCTCGACGACCTGCTCAGGCTCTGCGCGGCCGCCGGAGCCGAGCCGTGGGTGCACCACTCGGTGCCGGAGCAAACGGCGTTCGGACGCGCGGGCGCCCGCTCCGGTACGGAATCCGGAGGCGGCGGCGGGGGCGGTTCCGGAGACGGGCCCGCACGCGGCCGCGGAGGCGGCGGTGGAGACGGCGGAGGCGGAGCGGGGTCCGGGTGGGACCTGGCGCCGCTCGTGCTCGTCGGCGACGACGCCGTCGGACGGGTCCGGGGGGCGCCGCGCCGCCCCGGCGTGCTCCTCGTGGGCCGGGACCAGGACGATCCCACGGTCTGGCAGCGGGCGGTCGAGATCGGCGCCGAAGAGGTGCTCACGCTGCCCGAGAGCGAATCGTGGCTGGCGGACCGGATCGCCGACGTCGCCGAGGGAGTGGGCCGCCAGGCGCTGGCCGTCGGGGTGATCGGCGGCAGCGGCGGCGCCGGGGCCTCCACCCTCGCCTGCGCGCTCGCCGTCGCCGCGGCCCGCGCCGGGGAGCGGACCATGCTGATCGACGGCGACCCGCTCGGCGGCGGGCTGGACGTGCTGCTCGGCGGCGAAGGCGTCGAAGGCATGCGGTGGCCGGACTTCGCCGCCTCGCGCGGCCGGGTCGGTGCCGGCGCGCTCGAAGAGTCCCTGCCCGAACTGCACTCCCTGCGGGTCCTGAGCTGGGACCGCGGGGACCGGGTGGTGGTGCCGCCCGCGGCCATGCGGTCCGTGCTGGCCGCTGCCCGCAGGCGTGGCGGAGCCGTGGTCGTCGACCTGCCCCGCCGGATCGACGAGGGCGTGGGCGAGGCCCTCGCCCAGCTGGACCTCGCCCTGCTGGTGGTGCCGGCCCGACTGAGGGCGGTGGCCGCCGCCAGCCGGGTCGCCGGAGCCGCCGGCATGGTGGTCCGCGACCTCCGGGTGGTCGTGCGCGGCCCGTACGCCCCGGGGCTGGACGCGGATGCCGTCGCCGGACTGCTCAAGCTGCCCCTGGCCGGGGAGCTTCCGCCGGAACCGGGCCTGCGCGAGGCCCTGGAAGCCGGCGAGCCGCCGGGATACCGGCCCCGCGGACCGCTCGCCCGGTTCTGTACGGAGTTCTGGACGCGTGCCGGCGCCGGGGCGGGTGCGGCATGA
- a CDS encoding HAD family hydrolase, which yields MVGAYARGVENHSLPRTAAFFDLDKTVIAKSSTLTFSKSFYQGGLINRRAVLRTAYTQFVFLAGGADHDQMERMREYLSALCKGWNVQQVQEIVAEALHDLIDPIIYDEAASLIEEHHTAGRDVVIVSTSGAEVVEPIGEMLGADRVVATRMVVGEDGCFTGEIEYYAYGPTKAEAVRQLAESEGYDLARCYAYSDSATDLPMLEAVGHPHAVNPDRALRREAAARDWPVLVFNRPVRLKQRLPGLSMPARPALVAAAAVGAAAATAGLVWYASRRRASALASGAL from the coding sequence ATGGTTGGCGCATATGCTCGGGGCGTGGAAAACCACTCCTTGCCCCGCACAGCCGCCTTCTTCGACCTGGACAAGACGGTCATTGCGAAGTCGAGCACACTGACCTTCAGCAAGTCCTTCTACCAGGGCGGTCTGATCAACCGCCGCGCCGTCCTGCGCACCGCGTACACACAGTTCGTCTTCCTGGCCGGCGGCGCCGACCACGATCAGATGGAACGGATGCGCGAGTACCTGTCCGCCCTCTGCAAGGGGTGGAACGTGCAGCAGGTGCAGGAGATCGTCGCCGAGGCACTGCACGATCTCATCGACCCGATCATCTACGACGAGGCCGCCTCGCTGATCGAGGAGCACCACACCGCCGGCCGAGACGTGGTGATCGTGTCGACCTCGGGCGCCGAAGTCGTCGAACCCATCGGCGAGATGCTGGGCGCGGACCGGGTCGTCGCCACGCGCATGGTCGTGGGCGAGGACGGCTGTTTCACCGGCGAGATCGAGTACTACGCGTACGGCCCGACGAAGGCCGAGGCCGTGCGGCAGCTGGCCGAGTCCGAGGGCTACGACCTGGCGCGCTGCTACGCGTACAGCGACTCGGCCACGGACCTCCCGATGCTGGAGGCGGTCGGCCACCCGCACGCCGTCAATCCGGACCGCGCGCTGCGCCGTGAGGCGGCGGCACGGGACTGGCCCGTTCTGGTCTTCAACCGGCCGGTACGGCTCAAGCAGCGGCTTCCGGGGCTGTCGATGCCCGCCCGGCCCGCCCTGGTGGCGGCGGCCGCGGTGGGAGCGGCGGCGGCCACGGCGGGCCTGGTCTGGTACGCGAGCAGGCGTCGCGCGAGCGCGCTCGCCTCCGGCGCGCTCTGA
- a CDS encoding DEAD/DEAH box helicase: MAFNHLPAGAHDAFGPLSCTPVTHSIPMASTQPPRRPTAAEDPRPSPGTVLDRLTRGSSRAARITHTEHLPPRAGRHAVWPDRIRTDVVAAIARAGIEHPWAHQAAAAELALDGTSVVVATGTASGKSLAYLAPVLSALAEGAEAANGRGATALYLAPTKALAADQRRAVRELAAPLGRAVRPAVYDGDTPVEEREWVRQYANYVLTNPDMLHRGILPAHPRWSSFLRSLRYVVIDECHTYRGVFGSHVAQVLRRLRRICARYGADPVFLLASATASAPALAATRLTGLPVTEITEDAAPRGEVVFALWEPPLTELHGEKGAPVRRTATAETAELLSDLAVQGVRTVAFVRSRRGAELIALIAQERLAAVDRSLPGRIAAYRGGYLPEERRALERALHSGELLGLAATTALELGVDVSGLDAVLIAGYPGTRASLWQQAGRAGRSGQGALAVLIARDDPLDTYLVHHPEALFRRPVEATVLDPDNPYVLAPHLCAAASELPLTEADLALFGPAAPGLLPQLESAKLLRRRATAWHWTRRERAADLADIRGGGGRPVQIVEAGTGRLLGTVDESASHTAVHDGAVHLHQGRTYLVKHLDLEDSVALVEEASPPFSTTARDTTAISVLETDTEIPWGDGRLCYGSVEVTNQVVSYLRRKLITGEVLGETKLDLPPRTLRTRAVWWTVTEDQLDAARINPEILGGALHAAEHASIGLLPLFATCDRWDIGGVSVPLHPDTLLPTVFVYDGHPGGAGFAERAFHTAHAWLTATRDAIAACECEAGCPSCIQSPKCGNGNDPLHKRGAVRLLTRLLSEAPTPPAPPQPAPE; encoded by the coding sequence ATGGCATTCAATCACTTACCGGCAGGCGCGCACGACGCCTTCGGTCCATTGTCGTGCACGCCGGTGACACACTCGATACCCATGGCCAGCACTCAACCACCCCGTCGGCCCACGGCGGCCGAGGACCCGAGGCCCTCTCCCGGCACCGTTCTGGACCGGCTGACGAGGGGCTCCAGCCGGGCTGCGCGCATCACCCATACGGAGCATTTGCCCCCTCGGGCGGGTCGTCATGCAGTCTGGCCGGACCGCATCCGAACTGATGTCGTAGCCGCCATCGCGCGGGCCGGCATCGAACACCCGTGGGCGCACCAGGCCGCGGCCGCCGAGCTCGCCCTCGACGGCACCTCCGTGGTCGTGGCCACCGGAACCGCCTCCGGGAAGTCGCTCGCCTACCTGGCCCCCGTCCTGTCGGCCCTGGCCGAGGGCGCCGAGGCCGCCAACGGACGCGGCGCCACCGCCCTCTACCTGGCCCCCACCAAGGCCCTTGCCGCCGACCAGCGACGCGCCGTACGCGAACTCGCCGCGCCCCTGGGCAGGGCGGTACGGCCCGCCGTGTACGACGGCGACACGCCGGTCGAGGAACGCGAATGGGTGCGCCAGTACGCCAACTACGTGCTGACCAATCCCGACATGCTGCACCGCGGGATACTCCCCGCCCACCCCCGCTGGTCCTCCTTCCTGCGCTCCCTCCGGTACGTCGTGATCGACGAGTGCCACACCTACCGCGGCGTGTTCGGCTCCCACGTCGCCCAGGTCCTGCGCCGCCTCCGCCGGATCTGCGCCCGCTACGGCGCCGACCCCGTCTTCCTCCTGGCGTCCGCCACCGCGAGCGCGCCCGCGCTCGCCGCCACCCGCCTCACCGGCCTGCCCGTCACCGAGATCACCGAGGACGCGGCGCCCCGCGGCGAGGTCGTCTTCGCCCTGTGGGAGCCGCCGCTCACCGAGCTGCACGGCGAGAAGGGCGCCCCGGTGCGCCGCACCGCCACCGCCGAAACCGCCGAGCTCCTCTCCGATCTCGCCGTACAGGGGGTCCGTACGGTCGCCTTCGTCCGCTCCCGCCGGGGGGCGGAGCTCATCGCGCTGATCGCCCAGGAGCGCCTGGCCGCGGTGGACCGCTCCCTGCCCGGTCGGATCGCCGCCTACCGCGGCGGCTACCTGCCCGAGGAGCGCCGGGCCCTGGAGCGCGCCCTGCACTCGGGCGAGCTCCTGGGCCTGGCCGCCACCACCGCCCTGGAGCTCGGCGTGGACGTGTCCGGCCTGGACGCCGTCCTGATCGCCGGCTATCCGGGCACCCGGGCCTCCCTGTGGCAGCAGGCCGGCCGGGCGGGCCGCTCCGGCCAGGGCGCCCTGGCCGTGCTGATCGCGCGCGACGACCCGCTGGACACGTATCTCGTGCACCACCCGGAGGCGCTGTTCCGCCGGCCGGTCGAGGCCACGGTGCTCGACCCCGACAATCCGTACGTGCTCGCGCCGCACCTGTGCGCGGCCGCCTCCGAGCTGCCCCTCACCGAGGCCGACCTGGCCCTCTTCGGCCCGGCGGCCCCCGGCCTGCTGCCCCAGCTGGAGTCCGCGAAACTGCTCAGGCGGCGGGCCACGGCCTGGCACTGGACCCGCCGGGAGAGGGCGGCGGACCTGGCCGACATCCGGGGCGGCGGCGGCCGCCCGGTGCAGATCGTCGAGGCCGGCACGGGCCGGCTGCTGGGCACGGTGGACGAGTCCGCCTCCCACACCGCCGTGCACGACGGCGCCGTCCACCTCCACCAGGGCCGCACGTACCTCGTGAAGCACCTGGACCTGGAGGACTCGGTCGCCCTCGTCGAGGAGGCGTCGCCGCCCTTCTCCACGACCGCCCGGGACACGACCGCCATCTCGGTCCTGGAAACCGATACGGAGATCCCCTGGGGGGACGGCCGGCTCTGCTACGGCTCGGTCGAGGTGACCAACCAGGTCGTCTCCTACCTGCGCCGCAAGCTCATCACCGGCGAGGTGCTCGGGGAGACCAAGCTCGACCTGCCGCCCCGGACCCTGCGCACCCGGGCCGTGTGGTGGACGGTCACCGAGGACCAGCTCGACGCCGCCCGGATCAACCCGGAGATCCTCGGCGGCGCCCTGCACGCCGCGGAACACGCTTCCATCGGGCTCCTCCCGCTCTTCGCCACCTGCGACCGCTGGGACATCGGCGGTGTCTCCGTGCCGCTCCACCCGGACACCCTCCTTCCGACGGTCTTCGTCTACGACGGCCACCCGGGCGGCGCCGGATTCGCCGAGCGCGCCTTCCACACCGCCCACGCCTGGCTGACGGCCACCCGGGACGCCATCGCCGCCTGCGAGTGCGAGGCCGGCTGCCCGTCCTGCATCCAGTCCCCCAAGTGCGGCAACGGCAACGACCCCCTCCACAAACGCGGCGCCGTCCGCCTCCTCACCCGCCTCCTCTCCGAAGCCCCGACACCGCCCGCCCCGCCCCAACCCGCTCCGGAGTAA
- a CDS encoding TadA family conjugal transfer-associated ATPase has translation MSAGLLDPAGLLDAVRQRLAESGAEPTPARVAAALRAQGRLLGDAEVLGAARELRSELVGAGPLEALLADPAVTDVLVAAPDRVWVDRGGGLELTRVRFADAEAVRRLAQRLASVAGRRLDDARPWVDARLPDGTRLHAVLPPVAVGSACLSLRVVRPRAFTLEELVEAGTLPPGGERVLRALVEARLSFVISGGTGTGKTTLLSALLGLVGAGERIVLAEDSAELRPDHPHVVRLETRPANQEGAGLVTLADLVRQALRMRPDRLVVGEVRGAEVADLLAALNTGHEGGCGTVHANAAVHVPARLEALGTAAGLDRAALHSQLAAALSVVVHLARDRTGRRRVAEVHVLERDPVGLVVTVPALRWAADGFAPERGWERLGPLLGGIR, from the coding sequence ATGAGCGCCGGCCTGCTGGACCCCGCGGGCCTGCTCGACGCGGTGCGCCAACGGCTCGCCGAAAGCGGCGCGGAACCGACTCCGGCGCGGGTCGCGGCCGCGCTGCGGGCCCAGGGGCGGCTGCTCGGCGATGCCGAAGTGCTCGGCGCCGCCCGCGAGCTGCGCTCGGAACTGGTCGGGGCGGGCCCGCTGGAAGCGCTGCTCGCCGATCCTGCCGTCACCGACGTGCTGGTGGCCGCACCGGACCGGGTCTGGGTGGACCGCGGCGGCGGGCTGGAGCTGACACGGGTGCGGTTCGCCGACGCGGAGGCGGTGCGCCGACTCGCGCAGCGGCTGGCCTCGGTGGCCGGGCGGCGGCTCGACGACGCCCGGCCCTGGGTGGACGCCCGGCTGCCCGACGGGACCCGGCTCCACGCGGTGCTGCCGCCGGTGGCCGTGGGTTCCGCCTGCCTGTCGCTGCGGGTGGTGCGGCCGAGGGCGTTCACGCTGGAGGAGCTGGTCGAGGCGGGGACCCTGCCGCCGGGCGGCGAGCGCGTGCTGCGCGCCCTGGTCGAGGCCAGGCTGTCCTTCGTGATCAGCGGCGGCACCGGCACCGGCAAGACCACCTTGCTCAGTGCCCTGTTGGGGCTGGTGGGAGCGGGCGAGCGGATCGTCCTCGCCGAGGACTCCGCGGAGCTGAGGCCCGACCACCCCCACGTGGTGCGGCTGGAGACACGGCCGGCGAACCAGGAGGGCGCGGGTCTGGTCACCCTCGCCGACCTCGTCCGCCAAGCCCTGCGGATGCGTCCCGACCGGCTGGTGGTCGGCGAGGTGCGAGGCGCCGAGGTGGCGGACCTGCTGGCCGCCCTCAACACGGGCCACGAGGGCGGCTGCGGCACGGTACACGCCAATGCCGCGGTCCACGTGCCGGCCCGACTGGAGGCGCTGGGTACGGCGGCCGGACTGGACCGGGCGGCGCTGCACAGCCAGTTGGCGGCCGCCCTGTCGGTGGTGGTGCACCTGGCGCGGGACCGGACCGGGCGCCGCCGGGTGGCCGAGGTGCACGTACTGGAGCGGGACCCGGTCGGCCTGGTCGTCACGGTGCCCGCGCTGCGCTGGGCGGCCGACGGCTTCGCCCCCGAGCGGGGCTGGGAACGGCTGGGTCCGCTGCTGGGCGGGATCCGGTGA
- a CDS encoding Rv3654c family TadE-like protein — protein sequence MAGAGGRARSRPGRAAGPARCAGGGARRGRGGGGAVSRRGDAERGSATVWAVLVACLLCAVFGGVLTLGQVLVARHRAAAAADLAALAAAGRWQDGEEAACAAAARVARGQSAGLVHCAVTGEIADVTARSSAGPFTPRIRARAGPPEAAVAPPPGPAPVPGPAAVPGSPPPSPAAVLASPLLGRPLHARPLLGRPLPGPAALPGSAPPGGVTPERVGAGRAVSGLRRGGG from the coding sequence GTGGCGGGTGCGGGTGGACGCGCCCGCTCCCGGCCCGGCCGCGCTGCGGGTCCGGCTCGGTGCGCAGGCGGTGGCGCTCGCCGAGGACGCGGTGGAGGTGGCGCCGTGAGCCGTCGGGGCGACGCGGAGCGGGGGTCGGCCACCGTGTGGGCGGTACTGGTGGCCTGCCTGCTGTGCGCGGTCTTCGGCGGGGTGCTGACGCTGGGGCAGGTGCTGGTGGCACGGCACCGGGCGGCCGCGGCGGCCGACCTGGCGGCGCTCGCCGCGGCCGGGAGGTGGCAGGACGGCGAGGAGGCGGCCTGCGCCGCGGCGGCCAGGGTCGCGCGGGGGCAGTCGGCGGGGCTGGTGCACTGCGCCGTGACGGGCGAGATCGCCGATGTCACGGCCCGTTCGTCGGCCGGGCCCTTCACCCCGCGGATCCGCGCCCGCGCGGGCCCCCCGGAAGCCGCCGTGGCCCCACCACCCGGGCCGGCACCAGTGCCCGGGCCGGCAGCCGTACCCGGCTCGCCACCGCCCAGCCCGGCAGCCGTACTCGCCTCGCCACTACTCGGCCGGCCACTACACGCCCGGCCACTACTCGGCCGGCCACTACCGGGCCCGGCAGCGCTACCCGGCTCGGCGCCGCCCGGGGGTGTTACTCCGGAGCGGGTTGGGGCGGGGCGGGCGGTGTCGGGGCTTCGGAGAGGAGGCGGGTGA
- a CDS encoding oxidoreductase, translating into MSTSADPLAALASLPGVAESVDSMRKAVDRVYGHRVMRRRSAEITSEAALRGARGSAALSGADWALEEVRRRTDFGAEAEARTVGAALRMTAEAGQLLSIWRQSPLRVLARLHLVAAGGAAGAADGQAAGAAVGDTVGRPRLAGEPVDEPLVELPLPDAGEVAGRLDGLSRLLLAGSKAPALVTAAVVHGELLALRPFGTYNGLVARTAERIVLIGSGLDPKAICPPEVGHAELGRAAYVAALDGYASGTPEGMAAWIAHCGRAVELGVRESTAVCEALQRGAA; encoded by the coding sequence ATGAGTACGTCAGCCGATCCCCTGGCCGCTCTGGCTTCTCTGCCGGGCGTGGCCGAGTCCGTGGATTCCATGCGCAAGGCCGTGGACCGGGTCTACGGCCACCGCGTGATGCGCCGCCGCAGTGCGGAGATCACTTCCGAGGCCGCCCTGCGCGGGGCCCGCGGCAGTGCCGCGCTCTCCGGCGCCGACTGGGCGCTGGAGGAGGTCCGCCGACGCACCGACTTCGGCGCCGAGGCCGAGGCGCGCACGGTCGGCGCGGCGCTGCGGATGACGGCGGAGGCCGGACAGCTGCTGAGCATCTGGCGGCAGTCGCCGCTGCGGGTGCTGGCCCGACTGCACCTGGTCGCCGCGGGCGGCGCGGCCGGCGCTGCCGACGGCCAGGCGGCCGGCGCCGCCGTGGGAGACACCGTCGGCCGGCCGCGGCTGGCGGGCGAGCCCGTGGACGAGCCGCTGGTCGAGCTGCCACTGCCGGACGCCGGCGAGGTGGCGGGCCGGCTGGACGGCCTCTCGCGGCTGCTGCTGGCCGGAAGCAAGGCTCCGGCGCTGGTCACGGCCGCGGTGGTACACGGCGAACTGCTCGCGCTGCGCCCGTTCGGCACGTACAACGGGCTCGTGGCGCGGACGGCCGAGCGGATCGTGCTGATCGGCAGCGGGCTCGACCCGAAGGCGATCTGCCCGCCGGAGGTCGGCCACGCGGAGCTGGGCCGGGCGGCGTACGTCGCCGCCCTCGATGGCTACGCCTCCGGCACCCCGGAGGGGATGGCGGCGTGGATCGCGCACTGCGGCCGCGCGGTCGAGCTGGGGGTGCGGGAGTCCACGGCGGTCTGCGAAGCACTGCAGCGCGGCGCCGCCTGA
- a CDS encoding type II secretion system F family protein — MSGPGVAGALPLLLAVLCAAALWLPDARDGLPRRARLLLVGGGPVPEHRPGWKPWADRLRERAKGRQEWACPVAGLLLGGATGSVLPFLAGVVAVPLVRRWLRTREAAVRRRERAAEVVAVCGAVAGELRAGLQPGQALTAALRDAVGGPAGSGGTDSAVLAAAAFGGDVPQALRQAAREPGAAGLAGMAACWRVSVDGGAGLAAGLDRLERALRAERDQRETLRAQLAGARSTAVVLALLPAVALLIGTALGADPLRVLLHTPLGLGCLCVGALLEALGFAWAWRIVRTGERA, encoded by the coding sequence GTGAGCGGGCCCGGGGTGGCCGGAGCGCTGCCGCTGCTCTTGGCGGTGCTGTGCGCGGCCGCGCTCTGGCTCCCGGACGCCCGGGACGGGCTGCCCCGGAGGGCCCGGCTGCTCCTGGTGGGCGGCGGCCCTGTACCCGAGCACAGGCCCGGGTGGAAGCCGTGGGCCGACCGGCTGCGGGAGCGGGCGAAGGGTCGGCAGGAGTGGGCCTGCCCGGTGGCGGGGCTGCTGCTGGGAGGGGCCACGGGATCCGTGCTGCCGTTCCTCGCCGGGGTGGTGGCCGTGCCGCTGGTCCGCCGGTGGCTGCGGACCCGTGAGGCGGCCGTACGGCGGCGGGAGCGGGCCGCCGAGGTGGTGGCGGTGTGCGGCGCGGTCGCCGGCGAACTGCGGGCCGGCCTGCAGCCGGGACAGGCCCTGACCGCCGCGCTGCGCGATGCGGTCGGCGGGCCCGCGGGCTCGGGTGGGACGGACTCGGCGGTGCTGGCGGCCGCGGCGTTCGGCGGGGACGTGCCGCAGGCGCTGCGGCAGGCTGCCCGGGAGCCGGGCGCGGCCGGACTCGCCGGCATGGCGGCCTGCTGGCGGGTGTCGGTGGACGGCGGTGCGGGGCTCGCTGCGGGACTGGACCGGCTGGAGCGGGCGTTGCGGGCCGAACGGGACCAGCGCGAAACGCTGCGGGCCCAGTTGGCCGGGGCGCGTTCCACGGCGGTGGTGCTGGCGCTGCTGCCGGCCGTGGCCCTGCTGATCGGCACGGCGCTCGGCGCGGACCCGTTGCGGGTGCTGCTGCACACCCCGCTGGGACTCGGGTGTCTGTGCGTGGGCGCACTGCTGGAGGCGCTGGGCTTCGCATGGGCCTGGCGGATCGTCCGGACGGGGGAGCGGGCGTGA
- a CDS encoding DUF4244 domain-containing protein, whose amino-acid sequence MEREIEMGTTVGMRTRGRSWTGPRARAWLGRRLGLVRRGGRRDAGMSTSEYAMGTIAACAFAAVLYKVVTSEVVSAALQSTIGKALDAPF is encoded by the coding sequence ATGGAGAGGGAGATCGAGATGGGGACGACGGTGGGGATGCGGACGCGGGGCCGGTCGTGGACGGGACCGCGGGCGCGGGCCTGGCTGGGGCGGCGGCTGGGGTTGGTGCGGCGAGGCGGGCGCCGGGACGCCGGGATGTCGACCTCGGAGTACGCGATGGGGACCATCGCGGCCTGCGCGTTCGCCGCGGTGCTCTACAAGGTGGTCACGAGCGAAGTGGTGTCGGCTGCCCTGCAGTCGACGATCGGGAAGGCGCTCGATGCGCCGTTCTGA
- a CDS encoding TadE family type IV pilus minor pilin gives MRRSDRGYVTAETALVLPALVVFASLLVWALLAAAAQIRCVDAARAGARAAARSEPAERALAIARESAPAGARIVLEREGELWRVRVDAPAPGPAALRVRLGAQAVALAEDAVEVAP, from the coding sequence ATGCGCCGTTCTGACCGCGGCTACGTGACGGCCGAGACGGCCCTCGTGCTGCCGGCGCTGGTCGTCTTCGCCTCGCTGCTGGTGTGGGCCCTGCTCGCGGCGGCCGCGCAGATCCGCTGCGTGGACGCCGCCCGGGCCGGCGCGCGGGCGGCGGCCCGTTCCGAACCCGCCGAGCGGGCCCTGGCCATCGCCCGTGAATCGGCGCCCGCCGGCGCCCGGATCGTCCTGGAGCGCGAAGGCGAGCTGTGGCGGGTGCGGGTGGACGCGCCCGCTCCCGGCCCGGCCGCGCTGCGGGTCCGGCTCGGTGCGCAGGCGGTGGCGCTCGCCGAGGACGCGGTGGAGGTGGCGCCGTGA
- the bldG gene encoding anti-sigma factor antagonist BldG: MDLSLSTRTVGDRTVVEVGGEIDVYTAPKLREQLVELVNDGSYHLVVDMERVDFLDSTGLGVLVGGLKRVRAHEGSLRLVCNQERILKIFRITGLTKVFPIHTTVDEAVSATD; this comes from the coding sequence GTGGACCTGTCCCTGTCGACTCGCACTGTCGGCGACCGTACGGTCGTCGAGGTCGGTGGCGAGATTGATGTGTATACCGCGCCCAAGCTGCGCGAGCAGTTGGTCGAGTTGGTGAACGACGGCAGCTACCACCTGGTTGTCGACATGGAGCGGGTGGACTTCCTCGACTCCACCGGCCTCGGCGTACTCGTGGGTGGGCTCAAGCGCGTCCGCGCGCACGAGGGCTCCCTGCGCCTGGTCTGCAACCAGGAGCGCATTCTCAAGATCTTCCGGATCACCGGTCTGACCAAGGTGTTCCCGATCCACACCACGGTCGACGAAGCCGTCAGCGCCACCGACTGA
- a CDS encoding type II secretion system F family protein: MTGVAVHSLGTVLALAAAVLCPAWAVSGWLRERAAGRRPARLLAAPPTPCGPRPALARLAVVRSWWGPVGALALGWLLIGGATGLLVGGGAAWLVRRRQAAVVARARPDPGETARQLPFAADLLAACLAAGAGPREAAEVVGESLDGPVGEVLARVGAELRLGGDPSTAWARLAGIPGARPLAACLERAARTGAPAAEPVARLAAGLREDRARAAAAQAQRAAVLITAPVGLCFLPAFLAVGVAPVVIGLASGLLTGG, from the coding sequence GTGACCGGCGTGGCGGTCCACAGCCTGGGGACAGTGCTCGCCCTCGCGGCGGCGGTCCTCTGTCCGGCCTGGGCGGTGTCCGGGTGGCTGCGGGAGCGGGCGGCGGGCCGCCGGCCGGCCCGGCTGCTGGCCGCTCCGCCGACGCCGTGCGGGCCGCGGCCCGCGCTGGCCCGGCTGGCGGTGGTGCGGTCCTGGTGGGGGCCGGTGGGTGCGCTCGCACTCGGCTGGCTGCTGATCGGAGGGGCGACCGGGCTGCTCGTCGGGGGCGGCGCGGCCTGGCTGGTCCGTCGCAGGCAGGCAGCCGTGGTGGCGCGGGCCCGTCCGGACCCCGGGGAGACGGCGCGTCAGCTGCCGTTTGCCGCAGATCTGCTGGCGGCCTGTCTGGCCGCCGGAGCGGGCCCGCGCGAGGCCGCGGAGGTGGTCGGGGAGTCGCTGGACGGGCCCGTGGGCGAGGTGTTGGCCCGGGTCGGGGCCGAACTCCGGCTCGGCGGCGATCCGTCCACCGCCTGGGCCCGGCTCGCCGGGATACCGGGGGCGCGGCCGCTGGCGGCCTGCCTGGAGCGGGCGGCCCGGACCGGCGCCCCGGCCGCCGAGCCGGTGGCCCGGCTCGCGGCGGGACTGCGTGAGGACCGCGCTCGCGCGGCCGCGGCGCAGGCCCAGCGAGCCGCGGTGCTGATCACGGCTCCGGTGGGGCTGTGTTTCCTGCCCGCGTTCCTCGCGGTCGGGGTCGCCCCGGTGGTCATCGGACTGGCGTCCGGGCTGCTCACCGGTGGCTGA
- a CDS encoding ATP-binding protein: MATVELRFSAQPEHVRTARLVAAAVARRSGVEEALLDEVRLAVGEACSRAVGLHRSNGITAPVRVVLTDEEKVFSIEVGDEVPGPPAGAGPGGRLGAGGPDADAEGDDEMGLAVISGLVDDVEVTSGAAGGVIRMSWPTAIPLDLP; the protein is encoded by the coding sequence ATGGCCACCGTTGAACTCCGCTTCAGCGCCCAGCCCGAGCACGTCCGGACGGCCCGCCTGGTCGCGGCTGCCGTGGCGCGCCGGTCCGGGGTGGAGGAAGCCCTCCTCGACGAGGTCAGGCTCGCCGTGGGCGAAGCCTGCTCCCGTGCGGTCGGGCTGCACCGGAGCAATGGCATCACCGCGCCGGTGCGCGTCGTGCTGACCGACGAGGAGAAGGTCTTCTCCATCGAGGTCGGTGACGAGGTGCCCGGCCCGCCCGCGGGTGCGGGCCCCGGCGGCCGGCTGGGTGCCGGCGGTCCGGACGCGGATGCCGAAGGCGACGACGAGATGGGCCTCGCGGTCATCAGCGGGCTGGTCGACGACGTCGAGGTCACCAGCGGCGCCGCGGGCGGCGTGATCCGGATGAGCTGGCCGACGGCCATCCCCCTGGACCTTCCGTAG